In Ochotona princeps isolate mOchPri1 chromosome 22, mOchPri1.hap1, whole genome shotgun sequence, the following are encoded in one genomic region:
- the LOC101524687 gene encoding olfactory receptor 7A10-like has translation MHHTKMRNQTQLSEFLLLGFSEDPALQPLIFGLFLSMYLVTVSGNLLIMLTILTDPHLHTPMYFFLANLSLVDVCFTSTTTPKMLVNIQAYSQAISYAGCITQMCFFLLFAELDNFLLAVMAYDRFVAICHPLHYQVIMKPQFCVHLLLLCWAISLLHALLQSLMVLHLSFCLHVEIHHFFCELNEVASLSCSNTLLKDVATYIVPMLLAIVPLAGILYSYYNIISSIHSISSAQGKYKAFSTCASHLSVVSLFYVTGLSVYLSSSISHNSHSTSLASVMYTVVTPMLNPFIYSLRNTDMRMALKRLLFHN, from the coding sequence ATGCACCACACAAAAATGAGAAaccaaactcagctttcagaattccttctcctgggattctcagaggacccagcactgcagcctctAATATTTGGACTTTTCCTCTCCATGTATTTGGTCACTGTCAGTGGGAACTTACTCATCATGCTGACTATCCTCACTGACCCAcacctccacacacccatgtacttcttcctcgccAACCTGTCCTTGGTGGATGTCTgcttcacctccaccaccacccccaagaTGCTGGTGAACATCCAGGCATACAGCCAAGCCATCAGCTATGCAGGCTGCATCACACAGATGTGCTTCTTCCTGCTTTTTGCAGAACTGGACAATTTTCTATTGGCTGTGATGGCCTATGATcgctttgtggccatctgtcacccACTGCACTACCAGGTCATCATGAAGCCCCAGTTCTGTGTTCACCTGCTTCTCTTGTGTTGGGCCATCAGTCTCCTGCATGCCCTGTTGCAAAGTTTAATGGTGCTGCATCTATCCTTTTGTCTGCATGTAGAAATTCATCACTTTTTCTGTGAACTGAATGAGGTGGCCAGCCTTTCCTGCTCGAACACTCTTCTTAAGGATGTGGCTACATATATCGTACCTATGCTGCTAGCCATTGTTCCCCTGGCTGGGATCCTGTATTCCTACTACAACATCATCTCCTCGATCCATTCCATCTCCTCAGCTCAGGGCAAGTATAAAGCattttccacctgtgcctctcacctctcTGTCGTCTCTTTGTTTTATGTCACAGGTCTAAGTGTGTACCTCAGTTCTTCTATTTCCCATAACTCACACTCCACTTCCCTGGCCTCAGTAATGTACACGgtggtcacccccatgctgaaccccttcatctacagcctgaggaacacagacatgagGATGGCACTGAAAAGACTCTTGTTCCATAACTGA